From a region of the Mercurialis annua linkage group LG1-X, ddMerAnnu1.2, whole genome shotgun sequence genome:
- the LOC126663608 gene encoding uncharacterized protein LOC126663608 isoform X2: protein MANLVPGVLLKLLQHMNTDVKVAGEHRSSLLQVVSIVPALAGGELFPNQGFYLKVSDSSHATYVSLPDEHHDLILSDKIQLGQFVHVERLEAASPVPILIGVRPVPGRHPCVGSPEDIVATHSLGFLNNNHHSNSGSGSKYLAKIKTPVKEKPVGIRLNGNASKEDLLDKKISSLSRSKSQLSKFSLNLDLKKESLAKVKLSGSRSIPSSPTSCYSLPTSFEKFSSGVKQQAKVKGLDKGSNKKGVVEKANSVHGASPTAKRVPVIKNIVHGFELGAKALRKSWEGNMEVKSKDNSKLRPTKYDPKTEVRSSSAPRKSTSSERSTSKEDTKSQLSAKFSKEENRNSISTKKVTANGNSDDQEKSNKPRTPIGKKSSGDLANNGFPGNLVKVPINSRKLTEGNVTWSSLPFSLAKLGKEVMKHRDAAQTAAIEAMQEASASESLLRCLSVYSELTSSAKEDNPQPAVEQFLTLHSSLNNARTVADSLSKIIPAGSSPDSDVNPSEEVLKITSDRRKHAASWFQAALATNLSSFSVFTKETSSAPTQGQKSSCGGNQPILVLENSSKNAATKTQVKNRPVIGSKLVATGAFRKSGDNSTNSQKMQPQPIPEWIRGNGLDEAVDLAEMLRMESQDWFLGFVERFLDADVDSSTLSDNGQIAGMLTQLKSVNDWLDEIGSSKDEGESPNVSSETVDRLRKKIYEYLLTHVESAAAALGGGSQSSPSMRSIETKTKR, encoded by the exons ATGGCAAATCTTGTTCCTGGTGTGCTGCTCAAGCTTTTACAACATATGAACACAGATGTGAAAGTTGCTGGTGAGCATAGATCATCTTTATTGCAAGTTGTGAGTATTGTACCAGCTTTAGCAGGAGGTGAGCTATTTCCAAATCAAGGGTTTTATCTCAAGGTATCAGATTCATCTCATGCTACTTATGTGTCTTTGCCTGATGAGCATCATGACTTAATTCTTAGTGATAAGATTCAGTTAGGTCAGTTTGTTCATGTTGAGAGGCTTGAAGCAGCCTCACCTGTCCCTATACTTATTGGTGTTAGGCCTGTTCCAGGGAGGCACCCTTGTGTTGGTAGCCCTGAGGATATTGTAGCAACTCATTCCCTTGGGTTTCTTAATAATAATCATCATTCGAATTCGGGTTCCGGTTCGAAGTACTTAGCGAAAATTAAAACGCCTGTGAAGGAGAAACCAGTTGGGATTAGATTGAATGGGAATGCTAGTAAGGAGGATTTGTTAGATAAGAAAATCTCATCTTTGAGTAGGTCAAAGTCTCAATTGTCAAAATTTTCACTTAATTTGGACTTGAAAAAGGAGAGTTTAGCAAAAGTGAAATTATCAGGTTCAAGATCAATTCCTTCATCACCAACAAGTTGTTATTCACTTCCTACATCGTTTGAGAAATTTTCTAGTGGGGTTAAGCAGCAAGCAAAAGTAAAAGGATTAGACAAGGGATCAAATAAGAAGGGAGTCGTGGAAAAGGCGAATTCTGTTCACGGGGCAAGTCCTACTGCAAAGAGGGTACCGGTCATCAAGAATATTGTTCACGGGTTTGAGCTAGGAGCTAAAGCTTTAAGGAAGAGCTGGGAAGGGAATATGGAAGTGAAGAGCAAGGATAATTCAAAATTGAGGCCTACCAAATATGATCCGAAGACTGAAGTTCGGAGTAGCTCT GCTCCTAGAAAAAGCACATCAAGTGAGAGGTCGACATCTAAAGAAGATACTAAGTCCCAATTATCTGCCAAGTTTTCTAAAGAGGAAAACCGAAATTCAATATCTACAAAGAAGGTCACTGCCAATGGAAATTCAGATGATCAAGAAAAGTCAAATAAGCCGAGAACACCTATAGGGAAGAAATCATCAGGAGACCTTGCTAATAATGGCTTCCCGGGAAACTTGGTCAAGGTTCCAATTAATAGTAGGAAACTGACTGAGGGAAATGTTACATGGAGTTCGCTCCCTTTTTCTCTTGCTAAGCTTGGAAAG GAAGTTATGAAGCATAGAGATGCTGCACAGACGGCAGCAATAGAGGCTATGCAAGAGGCGTCTGCTTCAGAGAGCTTACTTCGATGTCTAAG TGTATACTCTGAGCTAACTTCCTCTGCTAAAGAAGATAACCCACAACCTGCAGTGGAGCAGTTCTTGACCCTCCATTCAAGCTTGAACAATGCTCGCACAGTTGCGGACTCTCTGTCTAAAATTATTCCCGCTGGTTCATCTCCAGATTCCGATGTCAACCCATCTGAAGAAGTACTGAAGATCACATCAGATAGACGTAAACATGCAGCCTCTTGGTTCCAAGCTGCATTGGCTACCAATCTCTCATCCTTTTCTGTATTTACCAAAGAAACTTCTTCAGCTCCTACTCAAGGCCAAAAGTCTTCCTGTGGTGGTAATCAACCCATTTTAGTCCTTGAAAATTCTTCAAAAAATGCGGCAACAAAAACTCAGGTGAAAAACCGTCCAGTGATTGGGTCCAAGCTTGTAGCAACAGGAGCTTTCCGTAAATCAGGGGATAACTCTACCAATAGTCAGAAAATGCAGCCGCAACCTATCCCCGAGTGGATTAGAGGAAACGGCCTCGACGAGGCCGTAGACTTGGCTGAAATGTTACGGATGGAGTCCCAAGATTGGTTCCTTGGATTTGTGGAGAGATTCTTGGATGCCGACGTAGATTCGTCAACTTTGTCGGATAACGGTCAAATAGCAGGCATGTTGACTCAGCTGAAGAGTGTGAATGACTGGTTAGATGAGATCGGATCAAGCAAAGACGAAGGAGAATCACCGAATGTTTCTTCAGAAACCGTCGACCGGCTAAGAAAGAAGATATACGAGTATCTTCTAACACATGTTGAATCTGCTGCCGCAGCATTAGGCGGCGGATCACAATCGTCACCAAGTATGCGAAGTATAGAAACGAAAACAAAAAGGTGA
- the LOC126663608 gene encoding uncharacterized protein LOC126663608 isoform X1, which yields MANLVPGVLLKLLQHMNTDVKVAGEHRSSLLQVVSIVPALAGGELFPNQGFYLKVSDSSHATYVSLPDEHHDLILSDKIQLGQFVHVERLEAASPVPILIGVRPVPGRHPCVGSPEDIVATHSLGFLNNNHHSNSGSGSKYLAKIKTPVKEKPVGIRLNGNASKEDLLDKKISSLSRSKSQLSKFSLNLDLKKESLAKVKLSGSRSIPSSPTSCYSLPTSFEKFSSGVKQQAKVKGLDKGSNKKGVVEKANSVHGASPTAKRVPVIKNIVHGFELGAKALRKSWEGNMEVKSKDNSKLRPTKYDPKTEVRSSSQAPRKSTSSERSTSKEDTKSQLSAKFSKEENRNSISTKKVTANGNSDDQEKSNKPRTPIGKKSSGDLANNGFPGNLVKVPINSRKLTEGNVTWSSLPFSLAKLGKEVMKHRDAAQTAAIEAMQEASASESLLRCLSVYSELTSSAKEDNPQPAVEQFLTLHSSLNNARTVADSLSKIIPAGSSPDSDVNPSEEVLKITSDRRKHAASWFQAALATNLSSFSVFTKETSSAPTQGQKSSCGGNQPILVLENSSKNAATKTQVKNRPVIGSKLVATGAFRKSGDNSTNSQKMQPQPIPEWIRGNGLDEAVDLAEMLRMESQDWFLGFVERFLDADVDSSTLSDNGQIAGMLTQLKSVNDWLDEIGSSKDEGESPNVSSETVDRLRKKIYEYLLTHVESAAAALGGGSQSSPSMRSIETKTKR from the exons ATGGCAAATCTTGTTCCTGGTGTGCTGCTCAAGCTTTTACAACATATGAACACAGATGTGAAAGTTGCTGGTGAGCATAGATCATCTTTATTGCAAGTTGTGAGTATTGTACCAGCTTTAGCAGGAGGTGAGCTATTTCCAAATCAAGGGTTTTATCTCAAGGTATCAGATTCATCTCATGCTACTTATGTGTCTTTGCCTGATGAGCATCATGACTTAATTCTTAGTGATAAGATTCAGTTAGGTCAGTTTGTTCATGTTGAGAGGCTTGAAGCAGCCTCACCTGTCCCTATACTTATTGGTGTTAGGCCTGTTCCAGGGAGGCACCCTTGTGTTGGTAGCCCTGAGGATATTGTAGCAACTCATTCCCTTGGGTTTCTTAATAATAATCATCATTCGAATTCGGGTTCCGGTTCGAAGTACTTAGCGAAAATTAAAACGCCTGTGAAGGAGAAACCAGTTGGGATTAGATTGAATGGGAATGCTAGTAAGGAGGATTTGTTAGATAAGAAAATCTCATCTTTGAGTAGGTCAAAGTCTCAATTGTCAAAATTTTCACTTAATTTGGACTTGAAAAAGGAGAGTTTAGCAAAAGTGAAATTATCAGGTTCAAGATCAATTCCTTCATCACCAACAAGTTGTTATTCACTTCCTACATCGTTTGAGAAATTTTCTAGTGGGGTTAAGCAGCAAGCAAAAGTAAAAGGATTAGACAAGGGATCAAATAAGAAGGGAGTCGTGGAAAAGGCGAATTCTGTTCACGGGGCAAGTCCTACTGCAAAGAGGGTACCGGTCATCAAGAATATTGTTCACGGGTTTGAGCTAGGAGCTAAAGCTTTAAGGAAGAGCTGGGAAGGGAATATGGAAGTGAAGAGCAAGGATAATTCAAAATTGAGGCCTACCAAATATGATCCGAAGACTGAAGTTCGGAGTAGCTCT CAGGCTCCTAGAAAAAGCACATCAAGTGAGAGGTCGACATCTAAAGAAGATACTAAGTCCCAATTATCTGCCAAGTTTTCTAAAGAGGAAAACCGAAATTCAATATCTACAAAGAAGGTCACTGCCAATGGAAATTCAGATGATCAAGAAAAGTCAAATAAGCCGAGAACACCTATAGGGAAGAAATCATCAGGAGACCTTGCTAATAATGGCTTCCCGGGAAACTTGGTCAAGGTTCCAATTAATAGTAGGAAACTGACTGAGGGAAATGTTACATGGAGTTCGCTCCCTTTTTCTCTTGCTAAGCTTGGAAAG GAAGTTATGAAGCATAGAGATGCTGCACAGACGGCAGCAATAGAGGCTATGCAAGAGGCGTCTGCTTCAGAGAGCTTACTTCGATGTCTAAG TGTATACTCTGAGCTAACTTCCTCTGCTAAAGAAGATAACCCACAACCTGCAGTGGAGCAGTTCTTGACCCTCCATTCAAGCTTGAACAATGCTCGCACAGTTGCGGACTCTCTGTCTAAAATTATTCCCGCTGGTTCATCTCCAGATTCCGATGTCAACCCATCTGAAGAAGTACTGAAGATCACATCAGATAGACGTAAACATGCAGCCTCTTGGTTCCAAGCTGCATTGGCTACCAATCTCTCATCCTTTTCTGTATTTACCAAAGAAACTTCTTCAGCTCCTACTCAAGGCCAAAAGTCTTCCTGTGGTGGTAATCAACCCATTTTAGTCCTTGAAAATTCTTCAAAAAATGCGGCAACAAAAACTCAGGTGAAAAACCGTCCAGTGATTGGGTCCAAGCTTGTAGCAACAGGAGCTTTCCGTAAATCAGGGGATAACTCTACCAATAGTCAGAAAATGCAGCCGCAACCTATCCCCGAGTGGATTAGAGGAAACGGCCTCGACGAGGCCGTAGACTTGGCTGAAATGTTACGGATGGAGTCCCAAGATTGGTTCCTTGGATTTGTGGAGAGATTCTTGGATGCCGACGTAGATTCGTCAACTTTGTCGGATAACGGTCAAATAGCAGGCATGTTGACTCAGCTGAAGAGTGTGAATGACTGGTTAGATGAGATCGGATCAAGCAAAGACGAAGGAGAATCACCGAATGTTTCTTCAGAAACCGTCGACCGGCTAAGAAAGAAGATATACGAGTATCTTCTAACACATGTTGAATCTGCTGCCGCAGCATTAGGCGGCGGATCACAATCGTCACCAAGTATGCGAAGTATAGAAACGAAAACAAAAAGGTGA